The following nucleotide sequence is from Pochonia chlamydosporia 170 chromosome 4, whole genome shotgun sequence.
CGGCGGAAAGCCTTCAGCTCCTGAGTAGGATCACCCATGACGCCGGCGGGAAGTTCTTCCTCAGCGGACGCTGGCCTCTGGGAGAGGCCAAAGCGTTCCTTCAAACCCATTGTGAGAGAGATGGTTTTGCCAAAACCTTTGCTCTGATGCCAAGGGGTGCAAGACTGCAACGAGGATTGACGGGCAAATACTAAGAGTCCCCAATGacaggaaagaaggagaagagagaagGCCGGATGCCAAGTGGACAGGCTCACGGGGAGTGGTTTATCTATATATGCAAACCGAACACTTGGGAAGACATGGCCGTGGTGGCCAAATCGATATCAGGACGGATTGAGCAGTTTCCCTTGTCGCGTGGCGATTATCATTCTTTTCCTGGCTTCGTTGGTATCTGCAACGCCGAACCCCAGCTTCCATCGGTCTAGGGGACCCTTTGGTCGAGAACGGCcgtccatcaccaccaattAGCCTGGGATACCAGACGCTAAGGCTCGGCCGGATCATCCTGAAAGGACTAGAAGGTGTCAGTAAAAAAGACGTGAGGATGTTTGTCCCGTCACCACTTACCACATGCAGGATCTTTTGCTCAGATCCCCAAACTACCCCGGCTCCACACCTTGGCAGGGGAGGAACCAGAGATTTCGAGCGACATTGAATACCAATGCTCCTGATTTGGCAGCCAACCATACGAGTCTCTGCTGGGCGTTGCTCTACTTTGAGGTGGGCGCCCGCACCGGGGGTGGCCCGGACAAGAAGCATGAGGCTGGAAGCACGATGGAACTTTGGGAACTTGTGTAAAGCGTCCAAAGGGAACAGACGTGGACCAGGGCTAGATGGTGTGGAGTCGTGATAGGAGGTGTGGACGAAGTGTTGAACGAGTCTGGTTTTGTTTGGCCACCCCgtcgtggtgatggagccGGAGTGGGCAATGATGGTCAAAAACGAGGTTTTGACAAAAGGTCCCATGTCAACCAACTGGCATGATTTGCCTTGACGATGGTGTATTCtcacgtccatgtctcctTTGCGTGGAGTCTcagatggcaagattggcgtGATCAGAATCAAATTGATCTGATTCGTCTGCCTCctgctcttgctcttttgGCAGCCGCGGCTAATGCCTGAGTCGCACCTACCTAATCATGATAGCGCTGCCAACTCCTCCACGATCATTCTCTTTTGCTCATCGTCTGGTCAAACGGACCAACAGTCCTGCAAATTTGGGCCACCTGAGCTTGGCGTTTTGCAAATAAttctccatttccatcgACCTGCTTGTCGTTTATGCCTCGCCCTTGTCCCGCTATGCCACGCATTTGTCCCATCGTCGTCGGCCAATGCGTGACGTTCTCTGGCGCCAAGCACAAGTGCCGATGAGGCGTCGCATTTTGCAACAGTCACTATGGCATTCATCAGAAAAGGGGCCACAGCCAACGAGCCGCGACTTTTTCTGCTCCTACAGCGCCACCATGAGGCTTGGGCTTTATTCGACATAAGGCCATAACGAAAGTTGGTAAGGTTACTTGTGCAGCCAGTCGCGCTGCGGGAGTAATACGGACGACACTACTTCGTTCTTGTTGCTTATCCTAAGCACAGTATCATCTGCATTGATCATTCGCCAATGGCTCAGGGGTGGTCGAACAAGTGGACGAGTCGTTCGAAGCTGACGAGGTTCTTCGAGGTCATGTGGGCCGGAACCATGATCCCAGCAGCCATCACTCTGGGAATATCTGCAAGTTGCGGCATGGGTGGCATTAATCCCCGCTTCTCCGCCTCAACCGCGGTAGCTTccatcttggcagcagcagtgTGATCGCTTGGCAAAATTCAACGGTGAATCGCCAAGTTActtggcagcaccaacagCTTGGATTGAGGCGTCTTTGATGGGTGGCGGCAAGCCAACAATCAACTTGGTACACTGACCTCACCAAACAGCCATGATCTGCGTGGCGACCAAAAATTTTTCACCTGACGAAGTTGTTCCTTACAATTCACCATCAGCGGCTTCCAAGCAAGTGCCACTGGTTCGGCCATAGTCGGTTAGTTTCTTGCTCCCTCTCCCACCTGATGGGCGGGTTGGCTGACAAGAGCATGATAACCAGACCGAACGGACTCTGTGAGAGACTCCATGTCAGCAAAAGTTCCCAGGAGCCATCGGCCCTCCGTAATCAAGACTTGAGACTGATAAAGGTGGTGCGGGTGGGCCGCCGATTCGCTCGAGGGCAGGTCTGGCGTCCTCCAAGTGGCGGCCTCGTGCGTTGCCCGCCCATCTCATCCATTCCGAATAGCCGGCTTGGCTGCCCAAAAGGGTGAAGGATCCTTTTGACTGCCATTATCGCTGCTATTTCTATCCACAGAGACAGGCTTGACATGGAAGATTGTGCCTTGCAACCGGCGCTCATTGTCCACCATTGGAATGATTAGGGCCACTGGCGCGCGACTCCAGGctcaaaaaggcagctgcaAAAAGTGACAGCAAAGAGTAAGCCGACGGAGCTGAGAACTAACGATTGTTTTCAACACATATCTCGCCCTTTTGTCATCCAATTCTCCAACCGAGGAGTAAATACACGGTATCTGACGATAAATTGTCATTTGGCATGGTCTTGGTTTCAATATGAGCTAGTCGGGGATAGCCCCGAGAGTCCCCAATTCTCCTACGTAAAAAGATCATGACCAGTATCATCTTCATGGTCCCTTTCGGTGGGCAATTTTACTGAAACGGGGGTATTCCCTCTCGTCTAGATGGTTCCCGCTGAATAGGAAATCAAAGAAGGGCGAAGATCCGTCTCATCGACCCAACGACCGCAAGTAGATCGccaccatcctcaaagcCATTGTAGAGATTCCTGGGGTATTACCCACATACACCCTCTTTTCCCCGTTTCCCCGCCACTGAATCTTCGCTCTCTCAACCTGTATTTAGTCCAGTGTTGAAAATTTCACAGCGAGGCATCCTGATCGACAAAGGAGTCCCCGTGGGGCCCAGAACAGACGAGTTGTCCAGGTTCAGAAGAGGAGTTGAACCGGTTGGATGGGAACCCCGACCTTGGCATCCATCAAAGTCTCTAATAGATGCGGGTTCCCGAGTGCAACATTCCATTTTTCCGTCGAGTCAAAGAACTTTGCCACGCGGTTAGGCAAGGCAAACAGTATGCACATTGCGTTCAAGCCGGATACAACTCCAAAGACGGATGGTAGGTCGGTTAGGTCGGCCCAAGCTCTTGATTTATTTGCAGCATGTGTCGGCCACTTTAGCCCGATATGATGCCCAACCTATTTCGGATATGTTTTGCGGCGATATGGTTGGATTTTAGTCTACTTTGGATGCAGCAAACTCTGCATCTAGACACTCGAGGTTTCTACAGGTGGTGTGGCAAGCTTATCACAAGTCCAGCTGCACAGCCATTACAACTCAACACAAGCCATTCCctgcctttgtctttgcgGCGGGCAATTTCAAGGTGGTAGTTGTTGCTCTGTGTGGGTGAAAGTGGTAGGACGTTTGAATTCTTCCCATCTTTTGCCAGACGTTTGGTGTTGATACTACGATACTGAAATTTCGACCACATATCCTCCCAACGTTCAAAACGCCGTTATGTTATGTTATTGGTCGATGTTGGTCGCTGCAGAAAATATACCCGATTCGTCGAACATATCAATTGTTGGCTGCAGCGTGTTGATCGTATTCTACCCTCGGCGTAGCACCGCATCTCGGCGGTTACCATTTTTATGAAAGATCTGTGTGCAGAAGGgttgaggaagaagcttaAACAGACATCACTAGTTGTGTCTATCCATAGCAATATCTCGACAGAACCTAAACGATCGAAACGAAGAAGCTAGCACGGACGACGACACATGTTGCAATTCTATAACGCATAAATGGTCCATTATACTTGATGTTTTCGAGGAGCCGTCTAAAATAGGCAATAGCCGACATCGAACCACCCATTGCATTACCCCAGCTTTGACAAAAGTCCTCGGCCggtgatgttggctgcgTGTGCCACGCAAAGGttggcaatgtcaagtcaCCAGATGTTGTGCATGTGTTGAATTTGGATTTCCGCGCCTTGATTCTACAGAATGACGATTTCAGTTTTCGGACGGCATCCTGGAGGACGCACATGACTAAAAGGGCTGAAATCAGCCCGAAGTAGCcttccttcttgatgacTGAGACATATTGCGAAAAGTGGTGACTCCTTGACGCAGCTGTAAACTCGCGGTTAGTACCTTTTCCTTCATCTGACACTATAGATGATTTCTTCTGTCGAAATTCCCGAGTCCGTTTAATCTCATCTATATAGAGTTTCCACGGGTTGCTTATCTCCTGGTACGGGAATAACGTGAGTCGTATCTCGTATATTGTCGCATTTCGGCAACAGCCGAAGCCACTCCACCGCATCGTAAGCCATACAGAAAGAATTTACTGGATTGCGAACACGTTAACAGATCCATCTTTAATAGTCTTCAGGTGATGAGTCTGAAATAGAGACCGAGAGCATGCGTCGTAAACACCTCTGCTAGGACATCAAGCCAGTATCCAAGCCATATTTCCCGAGACACGAGTCAGATAAACCAAATGAAGAGAACTTCCAAATGCTTAACTTATTGCCTTATCAGCAATACCACCCATCCCACCGACGGCCCGAGTTATAACTCATTCGTATACACCATCCTGTCTAACCCGCGCCTATCCGACGAGCGTGAACGAAGAACAGCAAGGATACTGCATGTGAATTGTATGCACAGTATTCCTTCGCTGCGAAGTGGTGGGTGGTAATACTTTGTGACGTTACCGACTTCCTGATTCGGAGAATTATTGTGACGAATCCAACAATCAGTTGTATGCAGATGATATGCGAGAACGTGGGATAGGGGCGGCCTGTAAACAATATATTCTACTTGTGCAATATATCAAAGTATAAATAAGAGCTCACGTTATTATAGTCCTCAATGAAACTTCACCTACAACTACATCCACTACAACCTGCTTAAAATGCGTTTCCTCGCGCTCATCTCTCTCGTTTCGCTTGCCGCCACGGCCGCCGTGGTAGAGCGCACTGATACATTCTTCCTCAATGACCAGGGGGAAGTTGTTTCCAAATTGTGTCCTACTTGTTCGCGTTGCACGCCTGCTGGGTCGGGATGCTCCCGGTGCTGTACTGTGGATGGGTGCTGGTGCTCTTGCAAGAACGGTAAAAGTTGCTAAGTTGCTGTTGCCACGCAATCAGGACTCCATTGCTTGGAATGGGATACTGGACTTGGCTGTGATTTGTGATTAGGATGAGATTATGGATGTGATTGAATAGTCAAATCTTGGGGGGTAGCGGTATATGAGAGACGAGTGCGAAGCTTAGTGTTGCCAACCTGAGTTGACTCATGATGATCCAGCCAATAAAGACGGATAATGGAAGGCATTCTTTAATTTTGAGCCAGTTACGCTTGCTCAATATTTCCAGGCTACAGTCTATGAACAACTCGTGTCTTACCTGTGAAAGGTATCCAAATACAGCCGTATTCAATACCCCGTAAACATGATCATACAACTTCATAACCATTTTCACCGCATCCCAACTTACAACCGCAGTCTCTTTCCGACGAAAAGCCCCAAAAACGCAATAACTCTATATATCGTCCCGATCGCAAACAAGATAAGAATATTCCTCCACGTCCAATACAACCTAAACCCAGTAAGCTGACTCGCCAAATCCACATCGTACAAATACCCAAACGGAGCGACCAGCTGTCCAAAGTACAGCTCCGCAAGCCAAGTTCCCGGCGACGCTCGCCACAACCACTCCAGCCCCCATTTCTTCACCTGCGACAACGGCGGTGCCGCGCCAGACAAGATACCCACGATGAGGCTGATCATGGTGGCGAAGAGAGGCGCGTCTTCTCGTTTCGTGACCATGCTGACGCAGCTGGCGAGACCGTAGATTGCATACACATACGCGAGATTAGCGACAAATGCGAGTCCCCACGCTATAATAGGGTTTCCAAGAAGCATCATCAGCGTCGTAAAGTGAAGACAGGTAAGAATCATGCGCGGCATCACCGCAAAAACCTTGGCGAGGAAGTACGCCAGGCGAGAGTGcccagcttcagcttcccTCCGCTGAAGCAGCATCTCCTCTGAGAATACACGCACGCCAGGGGCCGCAGAGACAAGACCGATGCCAATGCCCGTTAGGAGAGCTAGCTGCGGCACGGAGATCATGTCCGTGGCGATGGAGAGCACGTCGAATGGCTTCTTGTAGAAGCCGATGAACATGACTCCCTTTTTACCGTTTTGCGCCAAACCGATCAGGAAGCCggcgagggcggcgaggCCCATCTCGAACCAGAACATGGATTTTGTGCGGTACTGCTGGATGAAGGAACGGCGGAGGCATAGCCACGTTTGTCGGAAGCGGGTTGCGCCTCTTGTCTTGAGGACTTGGTGTACGGGTTGGTCCATCTTGGGTAGTAATGTGTTTACGAAGGACATTTGCGACGTTCGTGAAGAGTCTGTGTTTTTGCCTTGATTCTCACGACAGCTGGCCCAGTGCGCAATCAGGCCTTCTTTGGAGATGTCACCGCTGCGTTTATACGCACGACCGTTAccggtgatgatgtcggtGACTACATCTCCATAGTTGCTGTAGCCGGGGAATGTGAATCCAACGTTCTCAAAGAACCGTTGGACGCCTCGCTCTGGACCCTCATAAATAAGCTGTCCGTTCGCCAGGAGGATAAGATCATCTAGCATTTCGAAGATTTCCATTCGAGGCTGGTGTATCACCACGATGATGGTCATGCCAAGACGAGCCAGCGCCTGCAACGTCTTCATGATCGATGAAGCAGCCGTGGCGTCCAAACCACTCGTCGGTTCGTCGAGGAAAATGGCCATCGGCGCCGCAGCAAGCTCCATGCCAATACTGACTCTTTTGCGCTGACCCCCCGAAATGACGGGTTTACCAACACTGCCGACGAGGGAATCCCGCACATGGGAAAGCTCAAGACAGTCGATGACCGCGTTGACGTGGGCGATGATGTCGTCGTTTGACCACGTACGAGGGAGGCGAATCTGAGCGGAGTGAAGAATGTTTTCGTAGACTGTGAGTTCTGGTAGCACGATATCATCCTGCGGTACGTAACCAATGACCTTTTTGTACCGCTTAATTCGGCCAGGGACATcgttgatggtgacgagaCCCTTTGTTCTCGTGATTTTACCCATGAGAACGTTCACAAAGGTCGACTTTCCGGCTCCCGAGCCGCCCATGACGGCAACAAGCGAGCCTCTCTTGATGGAGCCAGTGACATTTTGGAGAATCGGCCTTGGTGCGCGTCTAGGCTGAAAGCTGAGATTGGTGTAACTGAACGTTAAGCCAAAGTACTGAGCATCAACAGTCGCCTTCCGCATCGACTCGACAAACGCACGAAGCTGCGGCGACAAACCGGCCTCACCTTCAATCTGCTCGACACGCATGCCCTGCACGCTGGCCATGTCCAGAGCTGCTTGAAAGCCAGACCACGGGTCAGTGCCGGGCATATACGTTGCATTTAGTGCCGTGgccatctccatctcatGCTCATTCTCATCAGCCAAGCCGTAGTAGCCTGCTGCGCccattgtcattgtcctcATGAGTCCTTGTCCCCgcttgctcttcttgaaGGTATTCGTGCGACCTCTCTTCTTCAGAACTCGCTTGGCGATTGTGTGCCAGATAATCCCGATGACGAGCGCCAAGTCGATCAAGAGCAGGACCACGATTGGGATGATGAACAGGTCAAACTGGGAGCCTTCAGGACAGCTGCTGCCGAAACTACAGGGAGTTGGCGTAGCGGCACCGGGTTGACAGTAGTGGCCCTTGGGACATTTGAGGATTTCTTTACCGCCAGCAGGACAGTAGTTTCCCTGGAGGCATACTACCGGTTCAAACGGACCCATGCCGATGTTGGACCCTTGGAACGAGCACACGTTTCCGGTTAACCTtgcttgttggcattgtgtGATGGGCGGACAGAATTGCGGCAGTGAGTTGACGGTGTTGTTGGCGCCTGTGCTGAAGTTAGCAGTCTACAACTCGAAAGTGAAGATTTGAATTGCCGCATAAAATAATACGGGTTTAACAAAAAGAGACTTGCATAAAAAGCCCAAATTACAACCATCCTTGACCCACGAGTCCGCCGACTGGATTTGCAACGGAACCGCCCCAGGTCGATAACACGGCGCCGCATCAACCGGCAACTTATTATCAGCAATCTCACGAACAGCCCTATAATACGCCGTAGTAAACGTAGTCTGATTCTTGCCCGTGCAAGCCTTGGAAAAGACATCCAAAttcgtcttggtgttggcgccAATGGCCACAAAGCCACCCTGGTTTACGTCGAAAATCTGCGGCTTGCTCGTATCAGGCGGGAATTGCGCACTGTCAATAGagctgttgatgttgacgatgccgctTCCCTTGGGATTAAACCATTTTccgctggtggttgtgtagACGAGCTGCGTCTTGTTCCCGAGACATTGCCAGCCGATGGTGTTTTCGGCGGGTGTTGCTCGGAGTGCGCAGATGCAGGCTTCGGTGTCAAGGAAGGCTGGTCCAAAGGGTCCGTCGATGGGGAGGAATGGATCTTGGGGGAGATTGGCGAGGGTTATTTGGTTGAATTGTTGTTGCGCAGCCATCTCGACGGTGTGAGGATGGCGACGTCAATCGTCTCCAATGGACAGcaggtggtgatgtctctTCTCAACGACAACCATCGCCAGAGGCACAAAGGACGGGGATTAAATCCATCGTAAGGTGAGCCGGACGGCACGTAGATAATAATATTTTCGTCGCATCGGATCTGTACGACCTAATACGAGCATCTGGTAGGGTGCCACTTGTGCCACCACGAAACATGTTCTTCAACCATGAAATCTTGACCATGTAGCTCCTCCAGCTACAAGGATATTGTTCTGGGCACAGCATAAGCCATGTCATCCATCGACAGAACGGGTATTTGCCTGCGCTGCAGAGAGTAAGATTACCTCAATGATAGTCCGGGTTGCGCCAAGTTGCAGCAAATGCTGGAGGCAAGGCAGCCTCGAAAGCCCAACTTGTCTTGGGATTGGACATGCCCAGACTTTGTCCGGCAGACGAACCCTACAAGATCCACGCAAGGCGCAGCTCGGCGATGAGATGGGAATGGCTATGCTAAAGTAAGTAAGACTGGCAGGCATCCTTGTCAGCCGCCTCAGCCTTAGGAGGCGAGATGTTGAACGAAATCAGCATGGAAGAGTTCATGAAACGATAACTCTAAAGACGTCAAACAGAATTAAGATGGAAGCTCATTTTCTTCACAGCAACACGTGGTACAGTTCCTCTCAAGTATCACAAATCAGATCTATCGTCAGGAGATCGAAGATAAATGAATGAGACATCTCATGCACCCGTTGATGGTGGAACTCGTTGCAACGCTGAGTGGGCAGCTGAATCAACTCTCCAGCCAAAGGTAAGGGAGGCGTTCCGGCATAACCCTCTCCGATCAGCCAAGGCTGAGAGGCCACAATTCATTTATTACGAACCATCAGCATTGCAAACTCTGATCCATTGATTTGGTTGCCAGTTAAGCTCAGATGGTATTGCCATGGGCGTTGAAGCCTCGTCCCTTGCTGGTGCAGCCACGCGCCGCCGACTGGAACAAGACGAAAATAACTTGCTAGCGATGCGAGGTAAAATGCCACGTTTAAACATTAAATCCGTCTTTTGTGTCTCAAACAGCTTGCGACAAGGTGAACAACTCCATGGTGATTTGTCTAACAAACTTGGAAATGGAACTGGGAAATTTAGCTACCCTGCACGTAACTGACAACTCTAAAGTTCCACCCTAGCCGGAAACCTATAGAAATATTatatgtcaagtttgcaTTGTAGATAAAAATGTGAGTTTCTGTCATCATTTGCAACTGTTGCATCTACTTTCTAGAAAGTCTGTTCAAACACTCCTCGCCCTCTAAAGCGACCCTTAGGAAATCAATGCAGACCATGCGAAACTGGATCATAATCCGGTTAAGAAACAGAGCAGGCCACATCGAATTCTCTACCGACATGCACGAGCAAGTCTCATAAGCCCTCTTCGTCTACTTGGATTCCATCTGCGTTGCGAACTCATCCTTAAACAACTACTTCACCGTGTACTCATGCACCAGCGTCCCCGCGAACCAACATCCGACGCACAATAGCTCATCTCCATAAACGCTCCCAAAAGCGAACCCAACATCATCCCGCCCGTCTCACTACTCGATATTAACCCGACACAGAAGTCACTCTCTGACAGACTCGTCCCGGCGTCTGTATAGTCCAATGCCGCCGCATATACAGTCATGTATATGGCTCCACCGCCAACCCCCACGgatgatgccagcagaaATACCGAGAACGGGCTTGATGCTATAAAGTAAAGCAGATTGATCAACTGAAATCCTGATGCGAGACCCAAGAGTAGGAAAAGAGGGTGCAGCTGTTTCCATCGGAAGAATAATAGTAAGGACCGCGAAACGAGGGACCCCATTTGGAAGGCGGCTCCAAAGGCGGCTTTAAATTGAGTGAATGTCCCTGGaggcatggacatgggctGCAGACGAATCGAGGCCGGGTATATAAATGATTGGAGTGTAAACGCTATAAACATGGGTATTATAAATTTGATGAGTAGGGGCTGAGCCAAACTCAGGCTCCGTTTCGCTTTGGACCGTAGGATATCGGTGGCCTTCAGAACGTGGCCGTCAGGTGTTAGGGGgatgccatcttctccgTCTATATTGAGGCTCGTCTGCCGCATTTTGGTCCCGATGCGAGGTAGTTGAACTGGTGGTAGGATCAAAAAATATGCTGCTAGCATAACACCAACCAAGAAATATACAAAATTGACGGCGCTTCGTAAGAAGAGTCCCATACCAGAGGTAAGCACATGTGGCATTACCGCAACAACCACTCCGCCGATACCTGTGCCCACGCCCCAGCCTGCCAGTCCCCAGCGGCCGTAGTATCTCGTTTGTACTAGAAATGATACCTCTCCTGCTCCCGCGCTGGCTTCAGCCAGCATTGTCATGAGAATTCTGAACAGCGAGGTGacatttggtggcgttatgGCCGTGACGGCCGCAGCGACGATCCAGCATGTTGTGAGGAAGCATGGGCGAATCCACCAGGGGATGTAATGCAAGACATGGGGGAGGATGAGTTTCGCAGCAAGGCTTGATAAACCCTCGATTAGAATTACTGTCGGCCTCGAGTACGGGATGATGAGGTAGCTGGCAGAAAAGATGATGGCCGGAAGAAGGACATTGACGAAACCTGCAAGGGAGTAAGACTAAGTTTCTTGGCCAGTCTTGATCATTGTCGCAGCGTGTCGCTCATGCAATCCAACTTGTAGTTCAAGTAAGAGTATTCGTTTGGAGAACATGGTGACGAAAAGACAAAGGGCAAATAGAAGCCGTGTCGTGAGATACGAAATTGAATTGCAACTCACCCAAGAAACTAAAGCCTACAAGAGCGCGAGCTTCATGACTGGCAAGGAGAGCACATGGTCGACGAAGCGCGGTCCTGACTGTCGGCATCACGTCATTTGAAGAGCTCTAGCAGGGCAAATCTGAAGTGACTTCACGGATAACCAGAAAGACCCAGGACTCAGGAAGTTTTGAGCGGTTTCACTTCCTCAAGAGGCGATCAATAAGTTGACGGTTAGTACATGACTAC
It contains:
- a CDS encoding ATP-binding cassette sub-family G member 2 (similar to Verticillium alfalfae VaMs.102 XP_003007046.1) — protein: MAAQQQFNQITLANLPQDPFLPIDGPFGPAFLDTEACICALRATPAENTIGWQCLGNKTQLVYTTTSGKWFNPKGSGIVNINSSIDSAQFPPDTSKPQIFDVNQGGFVAIGANTKTNLDVFSKACTGKNQTTFTTAYYRAVREIADNKLPVDAAPCYRPGAVPLQIQSADSWVKDGCANNTVNSLPQFCPPITQCQQARLTGNVCSFQGSNIGMGPFEPVVCLQGNYCPAGGKEILKCPKGHYCQPGAATPTPCSFGSSCPEGSQFDLFIIPIVVLLLIDLALVIGIIWHTIAKRVLKKRGRTNTFKKSKRGQGLMRTMTMGAAGYYGLADENEHEMEMATALNATYMPGTDPWSGFQAALDMASVQGMRVEQIEGEAGLSPQLRAFVESMRKATVDAQYFGLTFSYTNLSFQPRRAPRPILQNVTGSIKRGSLVAVMGGSGAGKSTFVNVLMGKITRTKGLVTINDVPGRIKRYKKVIGYVPQDDIVLPELTVYENILHSAQIRLPRTWSNDDIIAHVNAVIDCLELSHVRDSLVGSVGKPVISGGQRKRVSIGMELAAAPMAIFLDEPTSGLDATAASSIMKTLQALARLGMTIIVVIHQPRMEIFEMLDDLILLANGQLIYEGPERGVQRFFENVGFTFPGYSNYGDVVTDIITGNGRAYKRSGDISKEGLIAHWASCRENQGKNTDSSRTSQMSFVNTLLPKMDQPVHQVLKTRGATRFRQTWLCLRRSFIQQYRTKSMFWFEMGLAALAGFLIGLAQNGKKGVMFIGFYKKPFDVLSIATDMISVPQLALLTGIGIGLVSAAPGVRVFSEEMLLQRREAEAGHSRLAYFLAKVFAVMPRMILTCLHFTTLMMLLGNPIIAWGLAFVANLAYVYAIYGLASCVSMVTKREDAPLFATMISLIVGILSGAAPPLSQVKKWGLEWLWRASPGTWLAELYFGQLVAPFGYLYDVDLASQLTGFRLYWTWRNILILFAIGTIYRVIAFLGLFVGKRLRL